In Primulina huaijiensis isolate GDHJ02 chromosome 4, ASM1229523v2, whole genome shotgun sequence, a genomic segment contains:
- the LOC140975073 gene encoding strychnine-11-hydroxylase-like isoform X1 gives MFLFLAVLPFSIFFLFNLFIHKRTGLLPPGPKGLPIIGNLHQFDPARPHLCLYDLAKQYGPLMSMKFGCRDAIVVSSARVAKLALKNNDMALSGRPQFTCLSKLTYNGSDITVCSYNETWREMRKISLLHLFSVKQVISFRPVREDEVSCMIEDMIEKSDSNELINLSRAAFLLTNGFICRAGFGKKYDDEEKRRFNEVFRETQAMLAGFFVGDYFPSLGWIDKLSGMNSRLEKVFKDLDMFCQELVDDQLDPKKPKSLNDNILALLIRLKQEEAASVNLGWDNVKGVLIDIFVAGTETSAALIVWAMAALMKTPHAMKKAQEEVRNLVGNKGAVDEDDVPNLAYLKAIIKETLRMFPPNPLSVPRETIERCSIDGYEIPPKTVVYVNLHAIGLDPEYWENPTEFNPDRFLDSTIDYRGQDFGLLPFGSGRRGCPGINLGIAIVELALANLLYSFDWELPHGMKKEDIDMEASPGLSQSKKNDLCLFAKCHVYQQLVGW, from the exons ATGTTTCTTTTTCTGGCCGTGCTTCCTTTctcaatatttttccttttcaatcTCTTCATACACAAGAGAACTGGCCTACTCCCACCAGGTCCGAAAGGACTTCCGATCATCGGAAACCTGCATCAATTCGATCCAGCCCGTCCACACTTGTGCCTCTACGATCTTGCAAAACAGTATGGCCCCCTTATGTCGATGAAATTTGGCTGTCGAGACGCCATCGTGGTTTCTTCCGCAAGAGTAGCCAAACTAGCCCTGAAAAACAATGACATGGCTCTCTCGGGGAGGCCACAGTTTACTTGCTTAAGTAAACTTACTTACAATGGTTCAGATATTACCGTGTGTTCCTACAATGAAACTTGGagggaaatgagaaaaataagcCTCCTCCATCTATTTAGTGTTAAGCAGGTGATCTCATTTCGACCCGTTCGGGAAGATGAAGTTTCCTGCATGATAGAAGATATGATCGAGAAGTCCGATTCCAATGAGTTGATAAACTTGAGCCGGGCCGCGTTCTTGCTGACCAACGGCTTTATATGTAGAGCCGGATTCGGGAAGAAGTACGAcgatgaagaaaaaagaaggtTCAATGAGGTTTTCAGAGAAACTCAAGCGATGCTAGCAGGGTTCTTCGTGGGCGATTATTTTCCTTCATTGGGTTGGATTGATAAATTAAGTGGAATGAATTCTAGACTAGAGAAGGTTTTTaaagatttggatatgttctGCCAAGAACTTGTAGATGATCAACTTGATCCAAAGAAGCCCAAATCACTGAATGACAACATTCTTGCTCTGTTGATCAGGTTGAAACAAGAAGAAGCCGCTTCGGTCAATCTCGGATGGGACAACGTCAAGGGAGTCCTCATC GATATATTCGTAGCTGGAACAGAAACAAGTGCAGCACTGATTGTTTGGGCAATGGCGGCTCTGATGAAGACGCCCCACGCGATGAAGAAAGCACAGGAAGAAGTCCGAAACTTAGTAGGAAACAAAGGCGCTGTGGATGAAGATGATGTCCCAAATCTTGCTTATTTAAAAGCAATCATCAAAGAAACATTAAGAATGTTTCCTCCCAATCCGCTCTCAGTGCCAAGGGAAACCATAGAAAGATGCAGCATAGATGGATACGAAATCCCTCCAAAAACAGTAGTTTATGTGAATCTTCACGCAATCGGCTTAGACCCTGAGTACTGGGAAAATCCAACTGAATTCAACCCCGATCGATTCTTGGATAGTACTATAGATTACAGAGGGCAGGATTTCGGGTTGCTCCCATTCGGTTCAGGTCGAAGAGGATGCCCTGGAATCAATCTGGGAATCGCAATCGTGGAGCTCGCACTTGCCAATCTTCTCTACTCCTTTGACTGGGAGTTGCCtcatggaatgaagaaagaagaTATCGACATGGAGGCATCGCCTGGACTTAGTCAAAGCAAGAAAAATGATCTCTGCCTTTTTGCCAAATGCCATGTTT
- the LOC140975073 gene encoding strychnine-11-hydroxylase-like isoform X2, translating into MFLFLAVLPFSIFFLFNLFIHKRTGLLPPGPKGLPIIGNLHQFDPARPHLCLYDLAKQYGPLMSMKFGCRDAIVVSSARVAKLALKNNDMALSGRPQFTCLSKLTYNGSDITVCSYNETWREMRKISLLHLFSVKQVISFRPVREDEVSCMIEDMIEKSDSNELINLSRAAFLLTNGFICRAGFGKKYDDEEKRRFNEVFRETQAMLAGFFVGDYFPSLGWIDKLSGMNSRLEKVFKDLDMFCQELVDDQLDPKKPKSLNDNILALLIRLKQEEAASVNLGWDNVKGVLIDIFVAGTETSAALIVWAMAALMKTPHAMKKAQEEVRNLVGNKGAVDEDDVPNLAYLKAIIKETLRMFPPNPLSVPRETIERCSIDGYEIPPKTVVYVNLHAIGLDPEYWENPTEFNPDRFLDSTIDYRGQDFGLLPFGSGRRGCPGINLGIAIVELALANLLYSFDWELPHGMKKEDIDMEASPGLSQSKKNDLCLFAKCHV; encoded by the exons ATGTTTCTTTTTCTGGCCGTGCTTCCTTTctcaatatttttccttttcaatcTCTTCATACACAAGAGAACTGGCCTACTCCCACCAGGTCCGAAAGGACTTCCGATCATCGGAAACCTGCATCAATTCGATCCAGCCCGTCCACACTTGTGCCTCTACGATCTTGCAAAACAGTATGGCCCCCTTATGTCGATGAAATTTGGCTGTCGAGACGCCATCGTGGTTTCTTCCGCAAGAGTAGCCAAACTAGCCCTGAAAAACAATGACATGGCTCTCTCGGGGAGGCCACAGTTTACTTGCTTAAGTAAACTTACTTACAATGGTTCAGATATTACCGTGTGTTCCTACAATGAAACTTGGagggaaatgagaaaaataagcCTCCTCCATCTATTTAGTGTTAAGCAGGTGATCTCATTTCGACCCGTTCGGGAAGATGAAGTTTCCTGCATGATAGAAGATATGATCGAGAAGTCCGATTCCAATGAGTTGATAAACTTGAGCCGGGCCGCGTTCTTGCTGACCAACGGCTTTATATGTAGAGCCGGATTCGGGAAGAAGTACGAcgatgaagaaaaaagaaggtTCAATGAGGTTTTCAGAGAAACTCAAGCGATGCTAGCAGGGTTCTTCGTGGGCGATTATTTTCCTTCATTGGGTTGGATTGATAAATTAAGTGGAATGAATTCTAGACTAGAGAAGGTTTTTaaagatttggatatgttctGCCAAGAACTTGTAGATGATCAACTTGATCCAAAGAAGCCCAAATCACTGAATGACAACATTCTTGCTCTGTTGATCAGGTTGAAACAAGAAGAAGCCGCTTCGGTCAATCTCGGATGGGACAACGTCAAGGGAGTCCTCATC GATATATTCGTAGCTGGAACAGAAACAAGTGCAGCACTGATTGTTTGGGCAATGGCGGCTCTGATGAAGACGCCCCACGCGATGAAGAAAGCACAGGAAGAAGTCCGAAACTTAGTAGGAAACAAAGGCGCTGTGGATGAAGATGATGTCCCAAATCTTGCTTATTTAAAAGCAATCATCAAAGAAACATTAAGAATGTTTCCTCCCAATCCGCTCTCAGTGCCAAGGGAAACCATAGAAAGATGCAGCATAGATGGATACGAAATCCCTCCAAAAACAGTAGTTTATGTGAATCTTCACGCAATCGGCTTAGACCCTGAGTACTGGGAAAATCCAACTGAATTCAACCCCGATCGATTCTTGGATAGTACTATAGATTACAGAGGGCAGGATTTCGGGTTGCTCCCATTCGGTTCAGGTCGAAGAGGATGCCCTGGAATCAATCTGGGAATCGCAATCGTGGAGCTCGCACTTGCCAATCTTCTCTACTCCTTTGACTGGGAGTTGCCtcatggaatgaagaaagaagaTATCGACATGGAGGCATCGCCTGGACTTAGTCAAAGCAAGAAAAATGATCTCTGCCTTTTTGCCAAATGCCATGTTT ga